From Pristiophorus japonicus isolate sPriJap1 chromosome 7, sPriJap1.hap1, whole genome shotgun sequence, one genomic window encodes:
- the LOC139266858 gene encoding calcium homeostasis modulator protein 6-like: MHTAKMEKFKTVLNLFLKQHATLGYGFLALATAGGEQLFSVVVFSCPCNSGNFAYSMVFLLVPALVLFLLGYFISNRTWKLCTGCCINQAKLYSKRILCRGIKIFVQITVGALVAPITWISVALLNGTFYECGMSGYYEYFLKTTCTNKSKDCFPNLFKLPCGRTSLPLSTQEDILFTLRAHSQVIGWSLIAAIVVFALACTCIVRCCSPVSFLQLQFWKTYKEKENELFEQKSAEHAKELAARNLKCFFESVGPKEIKTPSRVAWEEVSMLYSFSKTEEYYSTIHKYAERKANNTHASSSTVNIEVPAVLDFVDGNKISVDTHV; the protein is encoded by the exons ATGCATACGGCAAAGATGGAGAAATTTAAGACGGTGCTGAATTTATTTTTGAAGCAGCATGCCACCCTGGGATACGGCTTTCTGGCCTTAGCAACAGCCGGGGGAGAACAGTTGTTCTCTGTTGTTGTGTTCAGTTGCCCCTGTAATTCAGGGAATTTTGCCTACAGCATGGTTTTTCTTCTCGTCCCAGCCCTGGTGTTATTTTTACTGGGCTACTTCATAAGCAACAGAACCTGGAAGCTATGTACTGGCTGTTGCATCAATCAAGCAAAGCTGTACTCTAAAAGAATCCTCTGTCGTGGCATAAAGATTTTTGTGCAGATCACAGTGGGAGCTTTAGTAGCACCCATAACATGGATTTCTGTTGCTTTGCTGAATGGCACTTTCTATGAATGTGGTATGAGTGGCTATTATGAGTACTTCTTAAAGACAACTTGCACTAACAAATCCAAGGACTGCTTTCCAAATCTTTTTAAACTGCCTTGTGGACGTACATCATTGCCTCTGTCCACCCAAGAGGATATTCTCTTCACCCTTCGTGCACACTCCCAG GTGATTGGATGGAGCCTGATAGCAGCCATCGTGGTTTTCGCCCTGGCCTGTACCTGCATTGTACGCTGCTGCTCGCCTGTCAGCTTCCTCCAATTGCAGTTCTGGAAAACATACAAGGAAAAGGAGAATGAACTGTTTGAGCAGAAATCGGCCGAGCATGCTAAAGAACTGGCGGCAAGAAATCTGAAGTGCTTCTTCGAATCTGTAGGACCGAAGGAGATCAAAACCCCGAGCAGAGTGGCATGGGAGGAGGTTTCAATGCTGTACTCTTTCAGCAAGACTGAAGAGTACTATAGCACGATACACAAATATGCAGAAAGGAAGGCCAACAACACTCACGCATCGTCTTCCACTGTCAACATAGAGGTGCCTGCTGTACTGGACTTTGTTGATGGTAACAAAATTTCAGTTGACACCCATGTTTGA